Proteins encoded by one window of Sphingomonas ginkgonis:
- a CDS encoding circumsporozoite protein has protein sequence MKKVALTALVLSLGLAACHNNAPDNNASAVNSAEMEANADATAAVNDSANAANVADNALDNAANSVSDAGNAASNVADNTANAVSNAGNIQ, from the coding sequence ATGAAGAAGGTTGCCCTGACCGCTCTCGTCCTGTCGCTGGGCTTGGCCGCGTGCCATAACAATGCTCCGGACAACAACGCCAGCGCCGTGAACAGCGCCGAGATGGAGGCGAACGCCGACGCGACCGCCGCCGTCAACGACAGCGCAAACGCCGCTAACGTAGCCGACAACGCGCTAGACAATGCCGCGAACTCGGTTTCGGATGCCGGCAATGCGGCGTCGAACGTTGCCGACAACACCGCGAACGCGGTGAGCAACGCCGGCAACATCCAGTAA
- the groES gene encoding co-chaperone GroES, with amino-acid sequence MGFRPLHDRVLVERIEAEEKTAGGIIIPDTAKEKPQEGKVVAVGTGARSEDGKVTPLDVKEGDRILFGKWSGTEVKVDGKDLLIMKESDILGIVA; translated from the coding sequence ATGGGTTTCAGGCCGCTTCACGACCGCGTTCTTGTCGAGCGCATCGAAGCTGAGGAAAAGACTGCGGGCGGGATCATCATCCCCGACACCGCCAAGGAAAAGCCCCAGGAGGGCAAGGTCGTTGCCGTCGGCACCGGCGCACGCAGCGAGGACGGCAAGGTCACGCCGCTCGACGTCAAGGAAGGCGATCGGATCCTGTTCGGCAAGTGGTCGGGCACCGAGGTCAAGGTCGACGGCAAGGACCTGCTGATCATGAAGGAAAGCGACATCCTCGGGATCGTCGCCTGA
- a CDS encoding L,D-transpeptidase family protein yields MRKTMIIAALCATLSAGCSMSPPKVAQAPARVDWGYTAKARQAMTAKWGVLGLRNGEWKWTPSKSTGPTDVVVNLSQQMAWVYRGGSLIGATTISSGMVGRESPAGYFPILEKDRFHKSNKYSAAPMPFMQRLNWYGVAMHGGELPGYPASHGCIRLPMKFAEKLFATTKVGDRVFVES; encoded by the coding sequence ATGCGCAAGACCATGATCATCGCGGCGCTGTGCGCCACGCTCTCCGCCGGCTGCAGTATGAGCCCGCCCAAGGTCGCCCAGGCGCCCGCCCGGGTCGATTGGGGCTACACGGCCAAGGCGCGGCAGGCGATGACCGCCAAGTGGGGCGTCCTTGGGCTGCGCAACGGCGAGTGGAAATGGACGCCAAGCAAGTCGACCGGGCCGACTGACGTCGTCGTCAACCTGTCGCAGCAGATGGCGTGGGTCTATCGCGGAGGCTCCCTGATTGGGGCGACTACGATCTCGAGCGGCATGGTCGGGCGCGAGAGCCCGGCCGGCTACTTCCCGATCCTGGAAAAGGATCGCTTCCACAAGTCGAACAAGTATAGCGCCGCGCCGATGCCCTTCATGCAGCGGCTGAACTGGTACGGGGTTGCGATGCACGGCGGCGAACTGCCCGGCTATCCGGCTAGCCATGGCTGCATCCGCTTGCCAATGAAGTTCGCCGAGAAGCTGTTCGCGACGACAAAGGTCGGCGACCGGGTCTTCGTCGAAAGCTGA
- a CDS encoding homocysteine S-methyltransferase family protein has translation MSIASDFRAAAAQRILVKDGAFGTAIQRARLDEVEYRGSLDLPKDQKGNNDLLNLTNSSVINRIAEEYALAGADLLATNTFNANRISQADYGAEHLVREMNVAAARIIREVADRHKTAERPIFVAGALGPTNKTLSLSPDVNDPAFREVDYDEVKSVYREQIDALVEGGVDFVLIETVFDTLNCKAAIMAALEAEADLGRELPIMVSMTLTDLSGRNLSGHTVEAFWASVRHARPLTIGLNCSFGAAQLRPHLAALASEADALVMAYPNAGLPNDLGEYDEAAEQTAAQVAEWVAEGLINIVGGCCGTTAQHIAAIGRVVADAIPRSRPSANKHTLLAGLEPMELAA, from the coding sequence ATGAGTATCGCCAGTGATTTCCGCGCCGCCGCCGCGCAGCGCATCCTCGTCAAGGACGGGGCGTTCGGGACCGCCATCCAGCGCGCCAGACTGGACGAGGTGGAGTATCGCGGTTCGCTCGACTTGCCGAAGGATCAGAAGGGCAACAACGATCTCCTGAACCTCACCAATTCCTCGGTGATCAATCGGATCGCCGAGGAATATGCGCTGGCGGGCGCTGACCTGCTGGCTACCAACACGTTCAACGCCAACCGGATCAGCCAGGCCGACTACGGCGCCGAACATCTGGTTCGCGAGATGAACGTCGCCGCCGCACGGATCATTCGCGAGGTGGCGGACCGCCATAAGACGGCCGAGCGCCCGATCTTCGTTGCCGGCGCGCTCGGGCCGACCAACAAGACGCTGTCGCTGTCGCCGGACGTCAACGACCCCGCTTTTCGAGAGGTCGATTATGACGAGGTGAAGTCGGTCTATCGCGAGCAGATCGACGCACTTGTCGAGGGCGGCGTCGATTTCGTCCTGATCGAGACGGTGTTCGATACGCTGAACTGCAAGGCGGCGATCATGGCCGCGCTCGAGGCCGAGGCCGATCTTGGCCGCGAGCTGCCAATCATGGTCTCGATGACGCTGACCGACCTTAGCGGGCGCAACCTGTCGGGCCATACGGTCGAGGCCTTCTGGGCCAGCGTCCGTCATGCCCGGCCACTGACGATCGGTCTCAACTGCAGCTTCGGCGCGGCGCAGCTCCGGCCGCATCTCGCCGCCCTCGCCTCAGAGGCGGATGCGCTGGTCATGGCCTATCCCAACGCCGGGCTGCCCAACGACCTCGGAGAATATGACGAGGCGGCCGAGCAGACCGCGGCGCAGGTCGCCGAGTGGGTCGCAGAGGGGCTGATCAACATCGTCGGCGGCTGCTGCGGAACGACTGCGCAGCATATCGCGGCGATCGGCCGCGTCGTGGCCGACGCCATTCCGCGCTCGCGTCCTTCCGCCAATAAGCACACCCTGCTCGCCGGCCTCGAGCCGATGGAGCTGGCCGCGTGA
- the groL gene encoding chaperonin GroEL (60 kDa chaperone family; promotes refolding of misfolded polypeptides especially under stressful conditions; forms two stacked rings of heptamers to form a barrel-shaped 14mer; ends can be capped by GroES; misfolded proteins enter the barrel where they are refolded when GroES binds) has product MAAKDVKFSRDARERILRGVDILADAVKVTLGPKGRNVVIDKSFGAPRITKDGVTVAKEIELKDKFENMGAQMVREVASKTNDLAGDGTTTATVLAQAIVREGMKSVAAGMNPMDLKRGIDQAVTKVVEDLKGRSKPVAGSQDIAQVGIISANGDREVGEKIAEAMDKVGKEGVITVEEAKGLDFELDVVEGMQFDRGYLSPYFITNPEKMQVELTDPYILIHEKKLSNLQAMLPILEAVVQSGRPLLIIAEDIEGEALATLVVNKLRGGLKVAAVKAPGFGDRRKAMLEDIAILTGGEMISEDLGIKLENVTPAMLGTAKRVTIDKDNTTLVDGAGEKSGIEGRVGAIRQQIEVTTSDYDREKLQERLAKLAGGVAVIKVGGATEVEVKERKDRVDDALHATRAAVEEGIVPGGGTALLYATKALDNLKGQNDDQTRGIDIIRKAIETPLRQIAQNAGVDGAVVAGNLLREGDQTQGFNAATDTYENLVQAGVIDPTKVVRTALQDAASVAGLLITTEATIAEVPEDKPAMPMGGGGGMGGMGGMDF; this is encoded by the coding sequence ATGGCAGCCAAGGACGTGAAATTCAGCCGTGACGCCCGCGAGCGCATTCTCCGCGGCGTCGATATCCTCGCCGACGCGGTCAAGGTGACGCTCGGCCCCAAGGGCCGCAACGTCGTCATCGACAAGAGCTTCGGCGCGCCGCGCATCACCAAGGATGGCGTCACCGTCGCCAAGGAGATCGAGCTCAAGGACAAGTTCGAGAACATGGGCGCCCAAATGGTGCGCGAAGTGGCCTCGAAGACCAACGACCTCGCCGGCGACGGCACCACCACCGCCACCGTGCTCGCCCAGGCGATCGTCCGCGAGGGCATGAAGTCGGTCGCGGCCGGCATGAACCCGATGGATCTGAAGCGTGGCATCGACCAGGCCGTCACGAAGGTCGTCGAGGACCTCAAGGGCCGTTCCAAGCCGGTCGCCGGCTCGCAGGACATCGCTCAGGTCGGCATCATCTCGGCCAACGGCGACCGTGAAGTCGGCGAGAAGATCGCCGAGGCGATGGACAAGGTCGGCAAGGAAGGCGTGATCACCGTCGAGGAAGCGAAGGGTCTCGATTTCGAGCTCGACGTCGTCGAGGGCATGCAGTTCGACCGCGGCTACCTCTCGCCCTACTTCATCACCAACCCGGAAAAGATGCAGGTCGAGCTCACCGATCCCTACATCCTCATCCACGAGAAGAAGCTGTCGAACCTGCAGGCGATGCTCCCGATCCTGGAAGCGGTCGTCCAGTCGGGTCGTCCGCTGCTGATCATCGCTGAGGACATCGAGGGCGAAGCGCTGGCGACCCTGGTCGTCAACAAGCTGCGCGGCGGCCTCAAGGTCGCGGCGGTCAAGGCCCCGGGCTTCGGCGATCGCCGCAAGGCGATGCTCGAGGACATCGCGATCCTGACCGGCGGCGAGATGATCTCCGAGGATCTCGGGATCAAGCTCGAGAACGTCACCCCGGCAATGCTCGGCACCGCCAAGCGCGTCACCATCGACAAGGACAACACCACCCTCGTCGATGGCGCGGGTGAGAAGTCCGGGATCGAGGGCCGGGTTGGCGCGATCCGTCAGCAGATCGAAGTCACCACCAGCGACTATGACCGCGAGAAGCTCCAGGAACGTCTCGCCAAGCTCGCCGGCGGCGTGGCCGTGATCAAGGTCGGCGGCGCCACCGAGGTCGAGGTGAAGGAGCGCAAGGACCGCGTCGACGACGCGCTCCACGCGACCCGCGCCGCGGTCGAGGAAGGGATCGTCCCGGGCGGCGGCACCGCGCTGCTCTACGCCACCAAGGCGCTCGACAACCTCAAGGGCCAGAACGACGACCAGACCCGCGGGATCGACATCATCCGCAAGGCGATCGAGACCCCGCTGCGCCAGATCGCCCAGAACGCGGGCGTCGACGGCGCCGTCGTCGCGGGCAATCTGCTCCGCGAGGGTGACCAGACGCAGGGCTTCAATGCCGCGACCGATACCTACGAGAACCTGGTTCAGGCCGGCGTGATCGACCCGACCAAGGTCGTCCGCACCGCGCTCCAGGACGCGGCCTCGGTCGCCGGTCTCCTCATCACCACCGAGGCGACCATCGCCGAAGTGCCCGAGGACAAGCCGGCGATGCCGATGGGCGGCGGCGGCGGCATGGGTGGCATGGGCGGCATGGACTTCTAA
- a CDS encoding ABC transporter ATP-binding protein, with the protein MIESQTAERRGHDLQVLWRGLPSARKFQTLGTALLVLAGALAEVLTVGSLLPLLALLTNSDQLGRVPFVGAALLRMSHQPGGDRMVVGLFALTFVVSGAVRLWLTYAVQATAFGASRDITTVAFAKVVRQPYPFYNRAHSADLIGRFEKIYSLAYNVILNAMQGSAALVLCVALLALLLIVDPRTALIGGGLLVSAYLLVSLLVRRSLQLNAVSVAEAWGDRVRALQEALGGIRDILLDRSQAVFEQRMARAADQARYAMVRNSFINFAPRIVVETVLMLFVAGFGYYLSQQPGGFAGSLPSLGVMALGAMRLLPQVQTAFQGWSSFAGNQQTIRDVADLLRLPDHAQVTPERSGLFADRLELHGLEFGFDDRPVLRNLDLSIRRGERIGIVGPTGSGKSTLMDLLLGLLQPQQGTVSVDGKVLDEARRAWWQTQVAHVPQQIFLLDASIRANVAFAVPEAAVDDALVTSSLRAAGLADFVATLPQGAQTAVGEGGARLSGGQRQRIGIARALYKRASLLIFDEATSALDTATERSVMEAIDNLPGDITVVLIAHRLSTLANCDRIIALDGGRIARIVNSIDEL; encoded by the coding sequence ATGATTGAATCCCAAACCGCAGAGCGTCGGGGGCACGACCTGCAGGTGCTCTGGCGCGGGCTTCCGTCTGCCCGCAAGTTTCAGACGCTCGGGACGGCGTTACTCGTGCTGGCCGGCGCACTGGCCGAGGTGCTGACGGTCGGGTCGCTCCTGCCGCTGCTCGCGCTCCTGACCAACTCCGACCAACTCGGCCGGGTTCCGTTTGTCGGCGCTGCGCTGCTGCGGATGTCGCACCAGCCCGGCGGCGACAGGATGGTTGTCGGTCTCTTCGCACTCACCTTCGTCGTGAGCGGTGCGGTTCGCCTTTGGCTGACCTACGCCGTCCAGGCGACTGCCTTTGGCGCAAGCCGCGATATAACGACCGTCGCCTTCGCAAAGGTCGTTCGTCAGCCCTATCCCTTCTACAATCGGGCACACAGCGCCGACCTTATCGGGCGGTTCGAGAAGATTTACAGCCTCGCTTATAACGTGATCCTCAATGCCATGCAGGGCAGCGCCGCGCTCGTGCTCTGCGTCGCGCTCTTGGCGCTGCTTCTGATCGTCGACCCAAGGACCGCGCTCATCGGAGGCGGCCTGCTGGTGTCGGCATACCTCCTTGTCAGCCTTCTGGTGAGGCGCTCCCTGCAGTTGAACGCAGTATCTGTTGCCGAGGCTTGGGGAGACCGGGTGAGGGCGCTTCAAGAGGCCCTCGGCGGCATCCGCGACATCCTGCTCGACCGCAGCCAAGCCGTGTTCGAACAGCGGATGGCGCGGGCCGCGGACCAGGCCCGCTATGCCATGGTCCGCAACAGCTTCATCAACTTTGCCCCGCGCATCGTCGTTGAGACCGTGCTCATGCTCTTCGTCGCGGGCTTCGGTTACTATCTTAGCCAGCAGCCGGGCGGCTTCGCCGGCTCGTTGCCGTCGCTAGGGGTCATGGCCCTGGGTGCCATGCGCCTGCTGCCGCAGGTCCAGACCGCGTTCCAGGGCTGGTCCTCGTTTGCCGGCAACCAGCAGACCATCAGGGACGTCGCCGACCTGCTGCGGCTGCCGGATCACGCGCAGGTGACGCCGGAGCGCAGCGGACTGTTCGCCGATCGTCTGGAACTCCACGGCCTCGAGTTCGGCTTCGACGATCGGCCCGTGCTCCGGAACCTGGATCTGTCTATTCGCCGCGGCGAGCGGATCGGAATTGTCGGGCCGACCGGATCCGGCAAGAGTACGCTCATGGACCTGCTGCTCGGGCTGCTCCAGCCGCAGCAGGGGACGGTTTCCGTCGATGGCAAGGTCCTCGACGAGGCACGCCGAGCCTGGTGGCAGACCCAGGTCGCGCACGTGCCGCAGCAGATCTTCCTGCTCGACGCGAGCATCCGCGCCAACGTGGCGTTCGCGGTGCCGGAGGCGGCGGTGGACGACGCGCTGGTCACTTCTTCGCTCCGGGCCGCCGGCTTGGCCGACTTCGTCGCCACCTTACCGCAGGGTGCTCAGACCGCGGTGGGGGAGGGCGGCGCCCGGCTCTCCGGCGGCCAGCGCCAGCGCATCGGCATCGCGCGGGCTCTATATAAGCGCGCCTCGCTCTTGATCTTCGATGAAGCGACCAGCGCGCTCGACACCGCCACCGAGCGGTCGGTCATGGAAGCGATCGACAACCTGCCGGGTGACATCACCGTGGTGCTGATCGCCCACCGCCTGTCGACCCTTGCCAATTGTGACCGGATCATTGCGCTTGATGGCGGCCGGATCGCGCGGATCGTTAATTCGATCGACGAGCTCTGA
- the metH gene encoding methionine synthase: protein MKLRELPEPAAQPATSARFLNIGERTNVTGSAKFKKLILAGDYDAAVEVAREQVDNGAQVVDVNMDEALLDSELAMTTFLKRIAAEPDIARVPVMIDSSKWSVIEAGLKCVSGKPIVNSISLKEGEDLFLAQAAKVRRYGAAVVVMAFDETGQADTEQRKVEICERAYKLLVANGFPPEDIIFDPNVFAVATGIDEHRRYALDFIAATREIRALCPGVHVSGGLSNLSFSFRGNEPVRRAMHSVFLYHAIPAGLDMAIVNAGQLDVYDAIDPELRDACEDVILDRRDDATDRLIALAERFKGKDVAAEKAAAEWRGWPVRERLAHALVKGLDAHIVDDTEEARQTAARPIEVIEGPLMDGMNIVGDLFGSGKMFLPQVVKSARVMKKAVAHLLPFIEEEKDENAKGKGRIVMATVKGDVHDIGKNIVGVVLQCNGYEVVDLGVMTPWTKILEAANENKADMVGLSGLITPSLDEMVTVASEMQRQGMTMPLLIGGATTSRAHTALRIAPAYEGPVLHVLDASRAVGVASALVSDGPQRGELIEKTADDYARIREQRSAKGADLASLADARGNGLAYDSEGKAPAPLHPGRHSYGEWPLRDLRAHIDWTPFFRAWELHGNYPAILEDPVVGESARSLFADANAMLDRIVAEHWLTARGTVGLWRCRREGDDIHVLAHNEETVLPMLRQQVKKREGRANMCLADFIDPAGEDWMGGFAVGIHGIEPHLERFKADTDDYSDIMLKALADRLAEAFAERLHQHVRESLWGYAGTEHLSNQQLIREKYTGIRPAPGYPACPDHSLKPVLFDLLGDEPSGVTLTENFAMLPTSAVSGFYFAHRDSAYFGVAKVGQDQLANYAERRGVDLDTATRWLRPNLD, encoded by the coding sequence ATCAAGCTGCGCGAGCTTCCCGAGCCCGCAGCCCAGCCCGCCACGAGCGCCCGCTTCCTTAACATCGGCGAGCGCACCAATGTCACCGGCTCGGCCAAGTTCAAGAAGCTCATCCTCGCCGGCGACTATGATGCCGCGGTCGAGGTCGCTCGCGAGCAGGTCGACAATGGCGCGCAGGTGGTCGACGTCAACATGGACGAGGCGCTGCTCGACAGCGAACTCGCCATGACCACCTTCCTGAAGCGCATCGCCGCCGAGCCCGACATCGCCCGGGTGCCGGTTATGATCGACAGCTCCAAATGGAGCGTGATCGAGGCCGGCCTCAAGTGCGTGTCGGGCAAGCCGATCGTGAATTCGATCAGTCTCAAGGAAGGCGAGGACCTGTTCCTGGCTCAGGCCGCCAAGGTGCGCCGCTACGGCGCCGCCGTGGTTGTCATGGCGTTCGACGAAACTGGCCAGGCCGATACCGAGCAGCGCAAGGTCGAGATCTGCGAGCGGGCCTACAAGCTGCTCGTCGCAAACGGCTTCCCGCCCGAGGACATCATCTTCGATCCAAACGTGTTCGCGGTCGCGACGGGGATCGACGAGCATCGTCGCTACGCGCTCGACTTCATCGCCGCGACCCGCGAGATCCGTGCTCTTTGCCCGGGCGTCCATGTCTCGGGCGGCCTGTCGAATCTCAGCTTCTCATTCCGCGGCAACGAGCCTGTGCGCCGCGCCATGCACTCGGTCTTCCTCTACCATGCGATTCCAGCCGGGCTCGACATGGCGATCGTCAACGCCGGCCAACTCGACGTCTACGACGCAATCGACCCCGAGCTTCGCGACGCGTGCGAGGACGTCATCCTCGACCGCCGCGACGACGCGACCGACCGGCTAATCGCGCTCGCCGAGCGGTTCAAGGGCAAGGACGTCGCGGCCGAGAAGGCTGCCGCCGAGTGGCGCGGCTGGCCGGTCCGCGAGCGGCTCGCCCATGCGCTGGTCAAGGGCCTCGACGCGCATATCGTCGATGATACCGAGGAAGCCCGGCAGACCGCCGCGCGGCCGATCGAGGTGATCGAAGGCCCGCTGATGGACGGGATGAACATCGTCGGCGACCTGTTCGGCTCGGGAAAGATGTTCCTGCCCCAAGTGGTGAAGTCGGCCCGGGTGATGAAAAAGGCCGTCGCCCACCTCCTCCCCTTCATCGAGGAGGAAAAGGACGAAAACGCCAAGGGCAAGGGCCGGATCGTCATGGCCACCGTCAAGGGCGACGTCCACGACATCGGCAAGAACATCGTCGGCGTGGTCCTGCAGTGCAACGGCTACGAGGTGGTCGACCTCGGGGTGATGACCCCGTGGACCAAGATCCTCGAGGCTGCGAACGAGAACAAGGCGGACATGGTCGGGCTGTCAGGGCTGATCACTCCGTCGCTGGACGAGATGGTCACGGTGGCAAGCGAGATGCAGCGGCAGGGCATGACCATGCCGCTGCTGATCGGCGGCGCGACGACCAGCCGGGCGCATACCGCCTTGCGGATCGCACCCGCCTACGAAGGACCGGTGCTGCACGTGCTCGACGCTAGCCGCGCGGTCGGTGTCGCTTCCGCGCTGGTCAGCGACGGTCCGCAGCGCGGCGAGCTCATCGAGAAGACCGCCGACGATTATGCTAGGATCCGTGAGCAGCGCTCGGCCAAGGGCGCCGACCTCGCCAGCCTCGCCGATGCGCGCGGCAACGGTCTCGCCTATGATTCGGAAGGCAAGGCGCCCGCGCCGCTCCACCCGGGGCGGCACAGCTACGGCGAATGGCCGCTCCGTGATCTTCGCGCGCACATCGACTGGACGCCCTTCTTCCGCGCCTGGGAACTGCACGGCAACTATCCCGCGATATTGGAGGATCCGGTTGTGGGGGAGAGTGCTCGGAGCCTGTTCGCCGACGCCAACGCAATGCTCGACCGGATCGTCGCCGAGCATTGGCTGACCGCTCGCGGCACGGTCGGGCTGTGGCGGTGCCGCCGCGAGGGCGATGACATCCACGTGCTCGCCCATAACGAAGAGACCGTCCTTCCCATGCTCCGCCAGCAGGTGAAGAAGCGCGAAGGGCGCGCCAACATGTGCCTCGCCGACTTCATCGATCCCGCGGGCGAGGACTGGATGGGCGGCTTCGCGGTCGGCATCCACGGCATCGAGCCGCACCTCGAGCGGTTCAAGGCCGACACCGACGACTATAGCGACATCATGCTGAAAGCGCTCGCCGACCGGCTCGCCGAAGCCTTCGCCGAGCGACTCCATCAGCATGTCCGCGAGTCGCTGTGGGGCTATGCGGGGACCGAGCATCTCTCGAACCAGCAGCTGATCCGGGAGAAGTACACCGGCATCCGCCCCGCGCCGGGCTATCCCGCCTGTCCCGACCACAGCCTCAAGCCGGTGCTGTTCGATCTGCTCGGGGACGAGCCCTCGGGCGTGACGCTGACCGAGAATTTCGCGATGCTCCCGACCTCGGCGGTCAGCGGCTTCTACTTCGCCCACCGCGACAGCGCCTATTTCGGCGTGGCCAAGGTCGGACAGGACCAGCTTGCGAACTATGCGGAGCGGCGCGGGGTAGACCTCGATACCGCCACAAGGTGGCTGCGGCCGAACCTCGATTGA
- a CDS encoding ArsR/SmtB family transcription factor, whose translation MTTDLPLADRFQALADPTRLRIVALLRAMELSVGELAQVLAQSQPRVSRHIKILGDAGLVERRKEGSWVFLNLVPEAEPDQLFALLDGWSDEASRSAFVADGARLTAVRQDRAEAAQRFFAARASDWDDIRSLHVAETEVEAAIAELLGQGALGRLVDIGTGTGRMIELFGPRATSAIGIDRSSEMLRLARAKLDQAAVPGASFRQGDMYALPLPDAAADIVILHQVLHYAQNPAAAIAEAGRVLAPGGRLLVIDFALHEREDLRSRDAHVRLGFATDAIRGWLKSAGLRGDDTRKLEGGELTVMLWSACKPAKRLRVAA comes from the coding sequence GTGACCACTGACCTTCCTCTTGCCGATCGCTTCCAGGCGCTGGCCGACCCGACCCGCCTGCGCATCGTTGCGCTTCTTCGGGCGATGGAACTGTCGGTCGGTGAGCTGGCTCAGGTGCTGGCGCAAAGTCAGCCGCGCGTGTCGCGGCACATCAAGATTCTTGGCGACGCCGGGCTGGTCGAGCGCCGCAAGGAAGGCAGTTGGGTTTTTCTCAACCTCGTGCCCGAGGCGGAACCCGACCAGCTCTTCGCGCTCCTCGACGGTTGGTCCGACGAGGCGAGCCGCTCTGCCTTCGTTGCCGACGGGGCCCGCCTGACCGCCGTGCGCCAGGACCGTGCCGAGGCCGCCCAGCGCTTCTTCGCCGCCCGCGCGTCCGACTGGGACGATATCCGCTCGCTCCATGTGGCTGAGACCGAGGTCGAGGCGGCCATTGCCGAGCTGCTCGGGCAGGGGGCGCTCGGTCGGCTCGTCGACATCGGCACCGGCACCGGGCGCATGATCGAGCTGTTCGGCCCGCGCGCGACCAGCGCGATCGGAATCGATCGTTCGTCGGAGATGCTGCGTCTGGCGCGTGCGAAACTCGATCAGGCCGCCGTCCCGGGCGCAAGCTTCCGGCAGGGGGACATGTACGCGCTGCCGTTGCCCGACGCGGCGGCCGACATCGTGATTCTTCACCAGGTGCTCCATTACGCGCAGAACCCGGCCGCCGCGATTGCGGAGGCAGGACGCGTGCTGGCGCCCGGTGGAAGGCTGCTGGTCATCGACTTCGCCCTGCACGAGCGGGAGGATCTGCGGTCTCGCGATGCCCATGTCCGGCTCGGCTTTGCGACCGACGCGATCCGGGGCTGGCTCAAGAGCGCAGGGCTGCGCGGCGATGATACGAGGAAGCTGGAAGGTGGAGAGTTGACGGTTATGCTGTGGAGCGCATGCAAGCCGGCCAAGCGGCTGCGGGTGGCGGCATGA
- the metF gene encoding methylenetetrahydrofolate reductase [NAD(P)H], which translates to MSAALAHRLVEERPPLFAGASGDIDVSFEFFPPKTDRMAETLWQSIETLQPLQPRFVSVTYGAGGSTRERTHATVERIARETTLPAAAHLTCVNASRDELDAIARDYWNIGVRHIVALRGDPPEEGATYAAREDGYADAAALVAGLKQVAPFEISVACYPETHPQANCPDSDLDNLARKVDAGADRAISQFFFSADAFFRFRDRVAARRIDVEIVPGILPVSNVSQTRKFAGQCGAEIPAWMDAMFDGLDELPAARQLIAATIAAELCGQLYAGGVRHFHFYTLNRAELAYAICHLLGVRAKKASVSA; encoded by the coding sequence ATGAGCGCGGCGCTCGCCCATCGGCTCGTCGAAGAACGTCCGCCGCTGTTCGCGGGTGCGAGTGGAGACATCGACGTCAGCTTCGAATTCTTCCCGCCCAAGACTGACCGCATGGCCGAGACGCTTTGGCAGTCGATCGAGACCTTGCAGCCGCTCCAGCCGCGCTTCGTGTCGGTGACTTACGGTGCGGGCGGCTCGACCCGCGAGCGGACCCACGCCACCGTCGAACGGATCGCCCGCGAGACGACCCTTCCGGCCGCCGCGCATCTTACCTGCGTCAATGCCAGTCGCGACGAGCTCGACGCCATCGCGCGCGACTATTGGAATATCGGCGTGCGCCACATCGTTGCGCTGCGCGGCGATCCGCCCGAGGAAGGCGCCACCTATGCCGCACGGGAGGACGGCTATGCCGATGCTGCCGCGCTGGTAGCTGGCCTCAAGCAGGTGGCCCCCTTCGAGATCAGCGTCGCCTGCTATCCCGAGACCCACCCGCAGGCGAACTGTCCCGACAGCGACCTCGACAATCTCGCGCGCAAGGTCGACGCGGGGGCTGATCGGGCGATCAGCCAGTTCTTCTTTTCCGCCGACGCCTTCTTCCGCTTCCGCGATCGGGTTGCCGCCCGCCGCATCGACGTGGAGATCGTCCCCGGCATTCTCCCGGTCAGCAACGTCTCCCAGACTCGCAAGTTCGCAGGCCAGTGCGGCGCCGAGATTCCGGCTTGGATGGATGCCATGTTCGACGGTCTGGACGAGCTTCCGGCCGCGCGTCAGCTCATCGCCGCGACGATCGCGGCCGAGCTGTGCGGCCAGCTTTACGCCGGCGGCGTCCGCCACTTCCACTTCTACACTCTCAACCGCGCCGAGCTGGCCTACGCCATTTGCCACTTGCTTGGGGTGCGCGCGAAGAAGGCGTCTGTTTCCGCATGA